A single region of the Chelmon rostratus isolate fCheRos1 chromosome 5, fCheRos1.pri, whole genome shotgun sequence genome encodes:
- the nmrk1 gene encoding nicotinamide riboside kinase 1: protein MKTLVVGVGGMTNGGKSTLSQSLRQQIPNSCIIAQDSYFKDDAVVPEDSSGFKQYDMLDALHMDTMMSDVESWRRDPESFLKRRGLNPERTALSVDEEVFVLIVEGFLIFNYRPLNELFDKRYFMEIPYDVCKRRRSSRVYTPPDPPGYFDGHVWPMYLKNRQEMESMVSGIVFLDGLEPKEELLAAVCKDVCQEIDRLWEKD from the exons GATGACCAATGGAGGAAAATCTACTCTTTCTCAGAGTCTACGTCAGCAGATACCCAACAGCTGCATCATTGCACAGGACTCATACTTTAAG GATGATGCTGTGGTGCCAGAGGACAGCAGTGGGTTTAAGCAATATGACA TGCTCGATGCTCTCCACATGGACACGATGATGAGCGACGTTGAGTCGTGGCGAAGAGATCCCGAGTCGTTCCTGAAGCGGCGAGGCCTGAACCCGGAGCGCACGGCACTGTCCGTCGATGAGGAGGTGTTTGTGCTGATTGTGGAAGGCTTCCTCATTTTCAACTACAG GCCTCTGAATGAGCTATTTGACAAACGATACTTCATGGAAATACCTTACGATGTCTGCAAGAGGAGACGAAG ttcgAGGGTGTACACGCCTCCTGATCCTCCGGGCTACTTTGACGGACACGTCTGGCCGATGTACCTGAAAAACCGTCAGGAGATGGAGAGCATGGTGTCAGGAATTG TATTTCTGGATGGACTGGAGCCAAAGGaagagctgctggctgctgtgtgtAAAGATGTTTGTCAGGAAATAGACAGGCTCTGGG AGAAAGACTGA
- the LOC121606976 gene encoding gamma-glutamyl hydrolase: MPKTGFSAYVCLVFAGCFCCSKAMPTRLNQVAVNTRPVIGILTQIVTDEVMKPFGSTYIAASYVKYIESGGSRVMPIRLTLTTAEYKNIFRQINGLLLIGGAVDLETSDFARVAKIFYTLALRANNAGDFFPIWGTCLGMQLLTVLVAGENLLTNTTAVNIALPLNLTTEASSSRMFDGFPKELMKAVTQEPLTGNFHHYGLTVQTFQENQKLQSFFSILSTNIAENGANFVSTIEGKRYPFYGAQWHPEVNRFQWDTKLNFPHSPHAVQLSSLLAEFFVEEGRRSLHRFDNPEEEASSLIYNYTPVYAANFTAYEQVYFF, translated from the exons ATGCCCAAAACAGGATTTTcagcatatgtgtgtttggtttttgcCGGGTGCTTCTGTTGCAGCAAAGCTATGCCGACTAGACTCAACCAGGTGGCTGTGAACACCAGACCTGTGATCG GTATTTTGACTCAGATAGTTACAGATGAAGTCATGAAACCATTTGGGAGCACCTACATAGCCGCCTCCTATGTGAAGTACATTGAGTCTGGGGGCAGCAGAGTGATGCCTATCAG GTTGACTCTCACTACAGCTGAATATAAAAACATCTTCAGGCAGATAAATGG CTTGCTTCTCATCGGGGGAGCCGTGGATTTGGAGACGTCAGACTTTGCCAGGGTGGCGAAGATTTTTTACACACTCGCTCTGAGG GCCAATAATGCCGGGGACTTCTTCCCCATCTGGGGTACCTGCCTGGGCatgcagctgctgactgtacTGGTGGCCGGTGAAAATCTGCTGACAAACACCACAGCTGTTAACATAGCGTTGCCCCTCAACCTGACCACAG AGGCCAGCTCCAGTAGGATGTTTGATGGTTTCCCCAAAGAGCTAATGAAGGCTGTGACCCAAGAACCTCTGACAGGCAACTTTCATCACTATGGACTTACAGTACAG ACCTTTCAGGAAAatcagaagctgcagagtttcTTCTCCATCCTGTCTACAAACATCGCAGAGAACGGAGCCAACTTTGTCTCAACTATAGAAG GTAAGAGATATCCCTTCTATGGAGCACAGTGGCATCCAGAGGTGAATCGTTTCCAGTGGGACACAAAGTTGAACTTCCCTCACTCGCCTCACGCCGTTCAGTTGTCTTCTCTGCTGGCTGAGTTTTTCGTTGAAGAAG GAAGGAGAAGTTTACATCGGTTTGACAATCCTGAGGAAGAGGCCTCGTCGCTGATTTATAACTACACGCCTGTCTACGCTGCGAACTTCACAGCGTACGAGCAGGTCTACTTCTTCTGA